The following coding sequences lie in one uncultured Cohaesibacter sp. genomic window:
- a CDS encoding aminopeptidase P family protein: MFQDFSDQACPDQGRVRIPMLREELQEQGLTGFIVPRADEYGGENLAPYAERLAWLTGFTGSAGTAVILKTRAAIFIDGRYTLQVVDQVDTELLAPVQVPMNSVADWIVENATEADVIGFDPWLHTTQSIKRLEKACKKAGAKLVACEANPLDAIWTDQPGRPSEPVVPHPLSLAGISSEEKLEAIAKGLDGKADATFITQGDSIAWLFNIRGSDVPRAPLPLAFTILAADGRAWLLIDPEKLSKEALDHLPDAVIVRPQTDLQAIIKEEIGSGKIWQLDETLVPYAVKAMIEATDAKIVNAPDPCLKPKAAKTEAELEGMRAAHQRDGVALCQFFHWLDQMAPSGSLDEIGAATALEEFRASTGCLKDISFDTISGVGPNGAIVHYRVTEATNRVFDQNSLYLVDSGAQYPDGTTDITRTVAIGTPSDEMKDRFTRVLKGMIGLSMARFPEGTTGGQLDILARLHLWQAGLDFAHGTGHGVGSFLCVHEGPHRISPSGHTKLETGNVLSNEPGYYKSGEWGIRIENLLVVSEPQKPAGGEKALHSFETLTLCPIDQRLIAAELLTSEEKGWLNDYHERVFAELSADLDEQTRNWLAEATKPLH; encoded by the coding sequence ATGTTTCAAGACTTTAGCGATCAAGCCTGCCCCGATCAGGGTCGCGTGCGCATTCCAATGTTGCGCGAGGAACTTCAGGAGCAGGGCCTGACCGGCTTCATCGTGCCAAGGGCTGACGAATATGGCGGCGAAAATCTCGCACCCTACGCCGAGCGTCTGGCATGGCTGACGGGCTTCACCGGGTCGGCCGGAACCGCCGTGATCCTGAAGACAAGGGCCGCGATCTTCATCGATGGCCGCTACACCCTTCAGGTCGTCGATCAGGTCGACACAGAACTCCTTGCGCCAGTTCAGGTTCCCATGAACTCGGTCGCTGACTGGATCGTGGAAAATGCAACAGAGGCAGACGTCATCGGCTTTGATCCCTGGCTGCATACCACCCAGAGCATCAAGAGACTGGAAAAGGCATGCAAAAAAGCGGGAGCCAAGCTGGTCGCCTGTGAAGCCAATCCTCTGGACGCGATCTGGACGGATCAGCCGGGCCGTCCCAGTGAACCGGTCGTGCCGCACCCCTTGAGCCTTGCGGGCATAAGCTCGGAGGAAAAGCTTGAGGCAATCGCCAAAGGGCTCGATGGCAAGGCAGATGCGACCTTCATCACGCAAGGGGACAGTATCGCGTGGCTCTTCAACATTCGCGGCTCTGACGTTCCCCGCGCACCGCTCCCCCTCGCCTTCACCATCCTTGCCGCCGATGGTCGGGCATGGCTGCTGATCGACCCAGAGAAACTGAGCAAGGAAGCGCTCGATCATCTACCTGATGCCGTCATCGTCCGGCCACAGACAGATTTGCAGGCGATCATCAAAGAAGAAATCGGTAGCGGCAAGATCTGGCAACTCGACGAAACCCTTGTGCCCTATGCAGTCAAGGCGATGATCGAAGCGACCGACGCAAAGATCGTCAACGCGCCAGATCCATGCCTCAAACCCAAGGCAGCCAAGACCGAAGCCGAACTCGAAGGCATGCGCGCCGCCCACCAGAGGGACGGCGTCGCCCTTTGCCAGTTCTTCCACTGGCTGGATCAGATGGCCCCGAGCGGGTCTCTTGATGAAATCGGCGCAGCAACAGCACTTGAAGAATTCCGCGCCTCAACCGGATGCCTCAAGGACATCTCGTTCGACACCATCTCCGGTGTAGGCCCCAACGGCGCCATCGTCCACTATCGCGTCACCGAGGCGACCAATCGGGTGTTTGATCAGAACTCACTCTACCTCGTCGACTCGGGCGCACAATATCCGGATGGCACCACGGACATCACCCGCACCGTCGCCATCGGCACACCGAGCGACGAAATGAAGGACCGCTTCACCCGTGTCCTCAAAGGTATGATCGGCCTGTCGATGGCCCGCTTCCCTGAAGGCACGACCGGTGGCCAGCTCGACATCCTTGCCCGTCTCCACCTCTGGCAGGCAGGGCTTGATTTCGCTCATGGCACCGGCCACGGCGTCGGCTCCTTCCTCTGTGTGCATGAGGGGCCCCACCGCATCTCGCCATCTGGCCACACCAAGCTTGAAACCGGCAATGTGCTCTCGAACGAACCGGGCTACTACAAATCCGGTGAATGGGGCATTCGCATTGAAAATCTGCTCGTGGTCTCGGAACCGCAAAAACCGGCAGGAGGGGAAAAGGCGCTCCACTCCTTCGAAACGCTCACCCTCTGCCCGATCGATCAGCGTCTGATTGCTGCGGAGCTTTTGACCTCGGAAGAAAAAGGTTGGCTCAACGATTATCATGAGCGCGTCTTTGCCGAGTTGTCCGCCGATCTTGATGAGCAGACCCGCAACTGGCTCGCAGAAGCAACCAAGCCCCTGCACTAG
- the ligA gene encoding NAD-dependent DNA ligase LigA — translation MDRSNLREKKVDQLDATEAKQELTYLAEEIAEADRLYHTEDAPVLTDAEYDGLRRRNMALELRFPDLRREDSPTQRIGAAPSEKFSKITHAVPMLSLDNAFSGEDVTEFAKRVRRFLGIGLNEPLAITAEPKIDGLSASLRYEDGELVYGVTRGDGTVGEDITANLKTIASIPHRLKGETIPNVVEVRGEVYFPRSEFLALNARQEESGGKTFANPRNAAAGSLRQLDAEITRSRNLAFFAYAWGEVSEELAPTQYEAVQRIGSWGFVVNDQMQRHDTIDGLLDHYAAIEAQRASLNYDIDGVVYKVDRLDYQRRLGFVSRAPRWAIAHKFPAEQAKTILLDIDIQVGRTGALTPVAKLEPVTVGGVVVSNATLHNEGEIERKGVRIGDTVIVQRAGDVIPQVVGAVMELRPEGSEAYVFPEICPVCGSHAVREKKENGELDAIRRCTGGLICAAQAKEQLKHFVSRNAMDIDGLGEKQVTAFFEEGMIRNAADIFRLRKIDDDKGRGERLRDRDGWGPTSARNLFDAIDERRSVELHRFIFALGIRHVGETTAKLLGRHYGTFDALRAAMIKAGEGDSDSWQDLLGIDGIGAVVARSIVDFFREQHNEDVLDALLEEVTPQAAEAVQTDSSISGKTVVFTGSLERLSRTEAKNQAESLGAKVSGSVSKKTDILVAGPGAGSKLKKAQELEITIMTEDEWIALIEG, via the coding sequence TTGGATCGGAGCAACCTGAGAGAAAAGAAAGTCGATCAGCTCGATGCGACGGAAGCCAAACAGGAACTGACCTATCTCGCCGAAGAGATCGCCGAGGCGGACCGGCTTTATCATACCGAAGATGCACCCGTCCTGACCGATGCCGAATATGATGGCTTGCGTCGACGCAATATGGCGCTGGAGCTGCGGTTCCCGGATCTCAGGCGCGAGGATAGCCCGACCCAGCGGATCGGGGCCGCTCCCTCGGAGAAATTTTCCAAGATCACCCATGCGGTGCCGATGCTCTCGCTCGACAATGCCTTCAGTGGTGAGGATGTTACCGAGTTTGCCAAGCGCGTGCGGCGGTTTTTGGGTATCGGGCTCAATGAGCCGCTGGCGATCACCGCCGAGCCAAAGATCGACGGCCTTTCGGCCTCGCTGCGCTATGAAGACGGGGAACTCGTCTATGGCGTGACGCGCGGCGACGGCACGGTCGGGGAAGACATCACGGCCAACCTCAAGACTATCGCGTCGATTCCGCATAGGCTCAAGGGAGAGACTATTCCGAACGTTGTTGAGGTGCGCGGTGAGGTCTATTTTCCGCGCTCGGAATTTCTGGCGCTGAATGCCCGGCAGGAAGAGAGCGGCGGCAAGACCTTTGCCAACCCACGCAACGCCGCTGCCGGATCCCTGCGCCAGCTTGATGCCGAAATCACGCGCTCGCGCAATCTGGCCTTCTTCGCCTATGCCTGGGGCGAGGTGAGCGAGGAACTGGCCCCCACGCAATATGAGGCGGTACAGCGGATTGGCAGTTGGGGCTTTGTCGTCAACGACCAGATGCAGCGTCATGACACGATTGATGGCCTTCTCGATCATTACGCCGCCATCGAGGCGCAACGTGCGTCGCTCAATTATGATATCGACGGGGTGGTCTACAAGGTGGACCGGCTCGACTATCAGCGGCGGCTGGGCTTCGTCTCTCGGGCACCGCGCTGGGCCATTGCGCACAAGTTTCCTGCCGAACAGGCCAAGACCATTCTTCTCGATATCGACATTCAGGTCGGACGCACCGGAGCCTTGACGCCGGTTGCCAAGCTCGAACCGGTGACGGTTGGCGGCGTCGTAGTCTCCAATGCTACCCTTCACAACGAAGGCGAGATCGAGCGCAAGGGCGTCAGGATCGGCGATACGGTGATCGTTCAGCGCGCCGGGGACGTGATTCCGCAGGTCGTTGGCGCGGTGATGGAATTGCGACCTGAAGGCTCCGAGGCCTATGTCTTCCCCGAGATCTGTCCGGTTTGCGGCTCTCATGCTGTGCGCGAGAAGAAGGAAAATGGCGAGCTAGATGCCATCCGCCGTTGTACGGGCGGGCTTATCTGCGCGGCTCAGGCCAAGGAGCAGCTGAAGCATTTCGTCTCGCGCAATGCGATGGATATCGATGGCTTGGGTGAGAAGCAGGTCACCGCCTTCTTTGAGGAAGGCATGATCAGGAATGCCGCTGATATTTTCCGTCTGCGCAAGATCGACGACGACAAGGGCAGGGGCGAGCGTCTGCGTGATCGGGATGGCTGGGGTCCGACGTCGGCCCGCAACCTTTTTGATGCTATCGATGAGCGCCGCTCTGTCGAACTGCACCGTTTTATCTTTGCTCTTGGTATCCGCCATGTGGGCGAGACGACCGCCAAGCTGCTGGGGCGGCACTATGGCACCTTTGATGCCTTGCGCGCCGCGATGATCAAGGCCGGGGAAGGGGACAGCGACAGCTGGCAGGATTTGCTCGGTATCGACGGGATCGGCGCTGTTGTTGCCCGTTCTATCGTCGATTTCTTCCGCGAGCAGCATAACGAGGATGTGCTCGACGCCTTGCTGGAGGAAGTCACGCCGCAGGCAGCCGAAGCCGTTCAGACCGACAGCTCCATCTCGGGCAAGACGGTGGTCTTCACCGGTAGTCTTGAGCGTCTCAGCCGGACCGAAGCCAAGAACCAGGCGGAAAGTCTGGGGGCGAAGGTGTCTGGCTCGGTCTCCAAGAAGACCGATATTCTCGTTGCCGGCCCGGGCGCAGGTTCCAAGCTGAAGAAGGCACAGGAGCTCGAAATCACCATTATGACGGAAGATGAATGGATCGCCCTTATCGAAGGGTAG
- the recN gene encoding DNA repair protein RecN — MLASLSIRDIVLIDRLDLEFGEGMTVLTGETGAGKSILLDSLSLALGGRGDGGLVRAGEKQGQVVAMFDLLPDHPVFSFMKEQGLDGDGDLILRRVQNADGRTRAFVNDQPVSAGLMRQIGEGLVEIHGQHDDRALVDAAIHRGLLDAFGGLQGKVEVVTTSYKAWRKAQKDLADLERTIDEARKEADYLTASVEELTAFGPIAGEEEELATRRTAMMQSEKIAGDLNEAFETLDGNASPIPTLASMMRRLERKTEQMPGLLDETLSHLNVALNALEEARGSLEEAQRKTDFDAHELEQTEERLFALRALSRKHKIPSDELAELLAKMRDELDALDHGEERLVALRKAASDTRDAYDKAAQKLSKDRAATAKTLIKEVMAELPSLKLEAAQFLVNHTSDPEARAAEGIDQIEFWVQTNPGTRPGPMMKVASGGELSRFLLALKVAMADKGSAPTLVFDEIDTGVGGAVADAIGRRLARLASNVQVLSVTHAPQVASRADAHMRIAKTPVKGEDRVATGVMVIDGDHREEEIARMLAGDVISDEARAAARRLISGEKARA, encoded by the coding sequence ATGCTCGCCTCACTCTCTATTCGAGACATTGTTTTGATCGACCGGCTGGATCTTGAATTCGGCGAAGGAATGACTGTGCTGACCGGCGAGACAGGCGCGGGCAAGTCGATCCTGCTTGATTCCCTGTCGCTGGCCCTTGGTGGGCGCGGTGATGGCGGGCTCGTTCGGGCCGGTGAGAAACAGGGGCAGGTTGTCGCGATGTTTGACCTGCTGCCCGATCATCCGGTGTTTTCCTTCATGAAGGAACAGGGTCTCGATGGCGACGGCGACCTCATCCTGAGGCGCGTCCAGAACGCCGACGGCCGCACTCGTGCCTTCGTCAATGACCAGCCGGTCAGTGCAGGCCTGATGCGCCAGATCGGGGAAGGCCTCGTCGAAATTCACGGTCAGCATGATGATCGCGCTCTTGTCGACGCAGCGATCCATCGCGGGCTGCTTGATGCATTCGGCGGTCTTCAGGGCAAGGTCGAGGTGGTCACCACGAGCTACAAGGCATGGCGCAAGGCCCAGAAGGATCTCGCCGATCTTGAACGCACCATCGATGAGGCTCGCAAGGAAGCCGACTATCTCACGGCATCCGTCGAGGAACTGACCGCCTTTGGCCCCATCGCGGGCGAGGAGGAAGAACTGGCGACGCGCCGCACGGCGATGATGCAGTCGGAGAAGATCGCCGGGGACCTCAACGAGGCGTTCGAGACGCTTGATGGCAATGCCTCGCCGATCCCGACGCTGGCGAGCATGATGCGGCGGCTTGAGCGCAAGACCGAGCAGATGCCCGGTCTTCTCGATGAAACCCTCAGCCATCTCAACGTGGCGCTCAACGCCCTCGAGGAGGCGCGTGGCAGCCTTGAGGAAGCCCAGCGCAAGACCGACTTCGACGCCCATGAGCTGGAGCAGACCGAGGAGCGTCTGTTTGCCCTCCGGGCGCTGTCGCGCAAACACAAGATCCCGTCCGATGAACTCGCCGAGCTTCTGGCCAAGATGCGCGATGAGCTTGATGCGCTCGATCATGGGGAAGAGCGGCTTGTTGCCCTGCGGAAGGCGGCGAGCGATACACGTGACGCCTATGACAAGGCGGCGCAGAAGCTGAGCAAGGATCGGGCTGCGACGGCCAAGACCCTCATCAAGGAAGTGATGGCCGAATTGCCCTCGCTCAAGCTGGAGGCGGCGCAGTTCCTCGTCAATCACACGAGTGATCCGGAGGCACGTGCCGCCGAGGGGATCGACCAGATCGAATTCTGGGTGCAGACCAACCCCGGCACCCGACCCGGCCCGATGATGAAGGTTGCATCTGGCGGCGAGCTGTCGCGCTTTCTGCTCGCGCTCAAGGTGGCGATGGCCGACAAGGGCTCTGCTCCGACGCTGGTGTTTGACGAGATCGACACGGGCGTTGGCGGTGCTGTTGCCGACGCCATCGGACGACGTCTGGCGCGCCTTGCCAGCAATGTGCAGGTGCTGTCCGTCACGCATGCGCCGCAGGTCGCCTCTAGAGCCGACGCGCATATGCGCATAGCCAAAACCCCGGTCAAGGGCGAGGATCGGGTGGCAACCGGCGTGATGGTTATTGACGGAGACCACAGGGAAGAGGAAATCGCGCGGATGCTGGCCGGGGATGTGATATCCGACGAGGCACGGGCTGCGGCGCGGCGTCTGATTTCCGGTGAAAAAGCGAGGGCCTGA
- a CDS encoding outer membrane protein assembly factor BamD, translating to MKMGSLFAKRSRFGFALALVCGLAACSSTDKSDLAFEEIPAEKLYAEGLVAMESGDRKEARSKFEELDRQHPYSNYARKSMMLSAYSHYKGGEFTECIADAKRFLTLYPSDEDAPYAYYLIGQSYFRQIPDVTRDQEAAERAMQAMNDLIQRYPDSEYSNDARRKIRITMDQLAGKEMQIGRYYLERKEYIAAVNRFKTVVSDFQKTRHVEEGLMRLAEAYLAMGITHEAQSAVAVLGHNFPESKWYKMAYKMLTDDGLNPEVKKGSWVSRVFS from the coding sequence ATGAAGATGGGGTCTCTTTTCGCTAAACGGAGCCGCTTTGGTTTTGCCTTGGCGCTGGTCTGTGGGCTCGCCGCCTGTTCCAGTACCGACAAGTCCGATCTGGCTTTCGAGGAAATTCCCGCAGAGAAGCTCTATGCAGAGGGTCTCGTTGCGATGGAAAGCGGAGACCGCAAGGAAGCGCGCAGCAAGTTCGAAGAACTCGACCGTCAGCATCCTTATTCAAACTATGCCCGCAAATCCATGATGCTCTCCGCCTATTCGCACTATAAGGGTGGCGAATTCACCGAGTGCATTGCGGATGCCAAGCGCTTTCTCACGCTTTATCCCAGCGATGAAGATGCGCCTTATGCCTATTATCTGATCGGTCAGTCCTATTTCCGCCAGATCCCGGATGTCACCCGCGATCAGGAAGCCGCAGAGCGCGCCATGCAGGCGATGAACGATCTCATTCAACGCTATCCGGATTCGGAATATTCCAACGACGCCCGTCGCAAGATCCGCATCACCATGGACCAGCTCGCTGGTAAGGAAATGCAGATCGGGCGCTACTATCTCGAGCGCAAGGAATATATTGCGGCCGTTAACCGCTTCAAGACTGTCGTGTCCGACTTCCAGAAGACCCGCCACGTCGAAGAGGGTCTGATGCGCCTTGCCGAAGCCTATCTCGCTATGGGGATCACCCACGAGGCGCAGTCTGCCGTTGCTGTTCTGGGGCATAACTTCCCCGAAAGCAAATGGTATAAGATGGCCTACAAGATGCTAACGGACGACGGGCTCAATCCAGAGGTCAAAAAAGGCTCCTGGGTGTCTCGCGTCTTTAGCTGA
- the lpxC gene encoding UDP-3-O-acyl-N-acetylglucosamine deacetylase, whose product MANLHNAKQTTLRDRVVVSGIGVHSGKPVEMILHPADANTGILFSRSDRALEVKGDYTSVIDTRLCTIIGDPQKGMIATIEHLMAALVGYGVDNVLVEVDADEVPVMDGSSRAYIDAIDQVGLKELSAPRRYIRVLKPVRVQNGDSVGELLPYEGTRFDVTIDFDSKAIGVQSFDQEMTPDVFKREISLARTFGFMADVERLWAAGYALGSSLENSVVIDDEQKIVNPDGLRYRDEFVRHKTLDAVGDLALAGAQLLAHYRSYKGGHKLNFNMLEALFADDSNWEWVESVPAKRNSARVSVSQEPPAIQAAMGPETN is encoded by the coding sequence ATGGCAAATTTGCACAACGCTAAGCAGACCACCTTGCGGGATCGTGTCGTGGTTTCAGGTATTGGTGTGCATAGCGGCAAACCCGTTGAAATGATTCTCCATCCGGCTGATGCGAACACGGGCATCCTCTTTTCCAGATCCGATCGGGCTCTGGAAGTGAAAGGGGATTACACCTCCGTGATCGACACGCGTTTGTGCACGATCATTGGCGATCCGCAAAAGGGCATGATTGCGACCATCGAGCATCTGATGGCAGCTCTGGTCGGCTATGGGGTCGACAATGTGCTGGTTGAAGTGGATGCCGATGAAGTGCCCGTGATGGATGGCAGCTCGCGCGCTTACATCGATGCGATTGATCAGGTTGGCCTGAAGGAACTGTCCGCCCCCCGTCGTTACATCCGCGTGTTGAAGCCCGTTCGCGTGCAGAATGGTGATTCTGTCGGTGAGTTGCTTCCTTACGAAGGCACACGCTTCGATGTGACCATCGATTTTGATAGCAAGGCCATCGGCGTCCAGTCCTTCGATCAGGAGATGACACCGGACGTATTCAAGCGCGAAATCAGCCTGGCCCGGACCTTCGGCTTCATGGCTGACGTGGAACGCCTCTGGGCCGCAGGATATGCCCTTGGCTCTTCACTGGAAAACTCGGTCGTCATCGATGATGAGCAGAAGATCGTCAATCCGGATGGTCTGCGCTATCGCGACGAGTTTGTCCGTCACAAGACACTGGATGCGGTTGGAGATCTGGCGCTTGCCGGAGCCCAGCTTCTGGCGCATTATCGTTCCTACAAGGGCGGTCACAAACTGAACTTCAATATGCTTGAAGCTCTGTTTGCCGATGACAGCAATTGGGAGTGGGTCGAGAGCGTGCCTGCCAAACGCAATTCCGCTCGGGTTTCTGTCAGTCAGGAGCCACCTGCCATACAGGCCGCGATGGGACCGGAAACCAACTAA